The Triticum aestivum cultivar Chinese Spring chromosome 3A, IWGSC CS RefSeq v2.1, whole genome shotgun sequence genome includes a region encoding these proteins:
- the LOC123061283 gene encoding uncharacterized protein isoform X3, translating into MRIPQFPILSPQHDATHTSPLSGTLAMLPALAAASPTLQTSRPVSRLRRNHRHHHGVHLHLHHRFPPLAADGGGRGRFLLVGTYAASDGSAGQDVGSPESMANSGSAYVGLFVRMLGLDNDAHDREHAICTLWHYSLGGQKCIDEIMQFPGCISLIISLLKSESACACEAAAGLVHNITSVKLYRDVAIESGAMEEIFSCIRKSTITPEIKEQCLCTIWNFSVDENLRYKLLGSDMLIPIVRFLDDEDIKVKEVAASITSYLTLSHSYHGALVEAGVIPKLVHLLQTKDDDYKSIRKEARRSLVELSTDDSYHALIVGQGLVRIPLVGSSAYKAFRPQPHSWPSFPDGSEIQRSSRPSKYGATELLLGLILNEKKAEPDEAKINAMIGRSNQQFLARVGAIEFDYEGKEQSGSQRNDHHTILPWIDGVARLVLIIGLQDVSAIAKAAHAIGDASVNEHMRTSFMEAGAVKSLLQLLMHNDVPVREASAYALEKLSVSSEVCEKIRVEDGRELLVNVLKDSDTPVEQLEKIIHILSRILDMEVSMITAPDYYASTGSEDIADDEKCSQGNVDGVKEYYFDGSCTFAGEEVFSLEKLESMS; encoded by the exons ATGCGCATTCCCCAATTCCCAATCCTATCGCCACAACACGACGCGACGCACACTTCTCCACTCTCTGGAACTCTCGCCATGCTTCCGgctctcgccgccgcctcgccgacgcTGCAAACCTCTCGCCCGGTCTCCCGCCTCCGGCGCAACCACCGACACCATCACGGTGTTCATCTTCACCTCCACCACCGCTTCCCTCCCTTAGCCGCCGACGGCGGGGGTCGCGGTCGCTTTCTCCTGGTCGGCACATACGCCGCTTCTGATGGTAGCGCAGGACAG GATGTTGGTAGTCCCGAGAGCATGGCAAATTCAGGATCTGCATATGTTGGTCTCTTTGTCCGAATGCTTGGCTTGGATAATGACGCTCATGATAGGGAACATGCTATTTGCACACTCTGGCATTACTCCCTTGGTGGACAGAAGTGCATCGATGAGATAATGCAGTTCCCAGGTtgcatcagcctcatcatcagccTCCTAAAGTCAGAGTCTGCTTGTGCTTGTGAAGCAGCGGCAGGCCTTGTGCATAATATAACTTCAGTGAAGTTATACAGGGATGTGGCAATTGAGAGTGGAGCAATGGAAGAAATCTTTAGCTGTATCCGTAAATCCACGATAACCCCAGAG ATAAAGGAGCAGTGTTTGTGTACCATTTGGAACTTCTCTGTTGACGAAAATTTGAGATACAAGCTTTTGGGGAGTGATATGCTAATACCAATAGTTAGGTTCCTAGATGATGAAGACATAAAAGTGAAAGAAGTTGCTGCTAGTATCACATCATATTTAACTTTAAGTCATTCTTATCATGGAGCTCTGGTCGAAGCTGGTGTAATTCCAAAACTG GTTCATCTTCTGCAAACCAAAGACGATGATTATAAAAGTATCAGAAAGGAAGCTAGAAGGTCGCTCGTGGAACTATCCACGGATGATAGTTACCATGCCCTTATAGTGGGTCAGGGTCTAGTCCGGATTCCTCTGGTTGGCTCATCCGCTTATAAAGCCTTCAGACCTCAACCTCATTCATGGCCCTCTTTTCCTGATGGCTCGGAAATTCAACGGAGTTCTCGGCCTTCAAAATATggtgcaactgaattgcttcttgGCCTGATTCTAAATGAGAAGAAAGCAGAGCCAGATGAAGCTAAAATTAATGCTATGATAGGGCGTTCTAATCAGCAATTTCTTGCACGCGTTGGAGCTATTGAGTTTGATTATGAAGGGAAAGAACAATCTGGATCTCAAAGGAATGATCACCACACCATCTTACCTTGGATAGATGGTGTTGCACGGCTAGTTTTAATAATTGGTCTCCAAGATGTCTCTGCAATTGCAAAGGCTGCTCATGCAATCGGTGATGCATCAGTAAATGAACACATGCGCACTTCATTCATGGAAGCTGGGGCTGTGAAATCTTTACTTCAGTTGCTGATGCATAATGATGTACCTGTCAGAGAAGCGAGTGCTTATGCATTGGAAAAACTAAGTGTCAG TTCCGAAGTTTGTGAGAAGATCAGAGTAGAAGATGGCCGAGAGCTGCTTGTAAATGTACTGAAGGATTCAGATACCCCAGTAGAACAATTGGAGAAG ATAATCCATATACTTTCTCGAATACTTGATATGGAGGTCAGCATGATTACTGCG CCTGATTACTATGCTAGTACTGGGTCTGAGGATATAGCGGACGATGAGAAGTGCAGTCAAGGTAATGTAGATG GAGTAAAAGAATATTATTTTGATGGGAGTTGTACTTTTGCTGGTGAAGAAGTCTTCTCCTTGGAAAAGCTTGAATCCATGTCATAG
- the LOC123061283 gene encoding uncharacterized protein isoform X4, with product MRIPQFPILSPQHDATHTSPLSGTLAMLPALAAASPTLQTSRPVSRLRRNHRHHHGVHLHLHHRFPPLAADGGGRGRFLLVGTYAASDGSAGQDVGSPESMANSGSAYVGLFVRMLGLDNDAHDREHAICTLWHYSLGGQKCIDEIMQFPGCISLIISLLKSESACACEAAAGLVHNITSVKLYRDVAIESGAMEEIFSCIRKSTITPEIKEQCLCTIWNFSVDENLRYKLLGSDMLIPIVRFLDDEDIKVKEVAASITSYLTLSHSYHGALVEAGVIPKLVHLLQTKDDDYKSIRKEARRSLVELSTDDSYHALIVGQGLVRIPLVGSSAYKAFRPQPHSWPSFPDGSEIQRSSRPSKYGATELLLGLILNEKKAEPDEAKINAMIGRSNQQFLARVGAIEFDYEGKEQSGSQRNDHHTILPWIDGVARLVLIIGLQDVSAIAKAAHAIGDASVNEHMRTSFMEAGAVKSLLQLLMHNDVPVREASAYALEKLSVSSEVCEKIRVEDGRELLVNVLKDSDTPVEQLEKIIHILSRILDMEVSMITAPDYYASTGSEDIADDEKCSQGNVDGELNGTSQNLLKQDELDRFVQALLDS from the exons ATGCGCATTCCCCAATTCCCAATCCTATCGCCACAACACGACGCGACGCACACTTCTCCACTCTCTGGAACTCTCGCCATGCTTCCGgctctcgccgccgcctcgccgacgcTGCAAACCTCTCGCCCGGTCTCCCGCCTCCGGCGCAACCACCGACACCATCACGGTGTTCATCTTCACCTCCACCACCGCTTCCCTCCCTTAGCCGCCGACGGCGGGGGTCGCGGTCGCTTTCTCCTGGTCGGCACATACGCCGCTTCTGATGGTAGCGCAGGACAG GATGTTGGTAGTCCCGAGAGCATGGCAAATTCAGGATCTGCATATGTTGGTCTCTTTGTCCGAATGCTTGGCTTGGATAATGACGCTCATGATAGGGAACATGCTATTTGCACACTCTGGCATTACTCCCTTGGTGGACAGAAGTGCATCGATGAGATAATGCAGTTCCCAGGTtgcatcagcctcatcatcagccTCCTAAAGTCAGAGTCTGCTTGTGCTTGTGAAGCAGCGGCAGGCCTTGTGCATAATATAACTTCAGTGAAGTTATACAGGGATGTGGCAATTGAGAGTGGAGCAATGGAAGAAATCTTTAGCTGTATCCGTAAATCCACGATAACCCCAGAG ATAAAGGAGCAGTGTTTGTGTACCATTTGGAACTTCTCTGTTGACGAAAATTTGAGATACAAGCTTTTGGGGAGTGATATGCTAATACCAATAGTTAGGTTCCTAGATGATGAAGACATAAAAGTGAAAGAAGTTGCTGCTAGTATCACATCATATTTAACTTTAAGTCATTCTTATCATGGAGCTCTGGTCGAAGCTGGTGTAATTCCAAAACTG GTTCATCTTCTGCAAACCAAAGACGATGATTATAAAAGTATCAGAAAGGAAGCTAGAAGGTCGCTCGTGGAACTATCCACGGATGATAGTTACCATGCCCTTATAGTGGGTCAGGGTCTAGTCCGGATTCCTCTGGTTGGCTCATCCGCTTATAAAGCCTTCAGACCTCAACCTCATTCATGGCCCTCTTTTCCTGATGGCTCGGAAATTCAACGGAGTTCTCGGCCTTCAAAATATggtgcaactgaattgcttcttgGCCTGATTCTAAATGAGAAGAAAGCAGAGCCAGATGAAGCTAAAATTAATGCTATGATAGGGCGTTCTAATCAGCAATTTCTTGCACGCGTTGGAGCTATTGAGTTTGATTATGAAGGGAAAGAACAATCTGGATCTCAAAGGAATGATCACCACACCATCTTACCTTGGATAGATGGTGTTGCACGGCTAGTTTTAATAATTGGTCTCCAAGATGTCTCTGCAATTGCAAAGGCTGCTCATGCAATCGGTGATGCATCAGTAAATGAACACATGCGCACTTCATTCATGGAAGCTGGGGCTGTGAAATCTTTACTTCAGTTGCTGATGCATAATGATGTACCTGTCAGAGAAGCGAGTGCTTATGCATTGGAAAAACTAAGTGTCAG TTCCGAAGTTTGTGAGAAGATCAGAGTAGAAGATGGCCGAGAGCTGCTTGTAAATGTACTGAAGGATTCAGATACCCCAGTAGAACAATTGGAGAAG ATAATCCATATACTTTCTCGAATACTTGATATGGAGGTCAGCATGATTACTGCG CCTGATTACTATGCTAGTACTGGGTCTGAGGATATAGCGGACGATGAGAAGTGCAGTCAAGGTAATGTAGATGGTGAGCTCAATGGAACGTCCCAAAATTTATTGAAACAAGACGAGTTGGATAGGTTCGTTCAAGCCTTGTTAGATTCCTGA
- the LOC123061283 gene encoding uncharacterized protein isoform X5 — MRIPQFPILSPQHDATHTSPLSGTLAMLPALAAASPTLQTSRPVSRLRRNHRHHHGVHLHLHHRFPPLAADGGGRGRFLLVGTYAASDGSAGQDVGSPESMANSGSAYVGLFVRMLGLDNDAHDREHAICTLWHYSLGGQKCIDEIMQFPGCISLIISLLKSESACACEAAAGLVHNITSVKLYRDVAIESGAMEEIFSCIRKSTITPEIKEQCLCTIWNFSVDENLRYKLLGSDMLIPIVRFLDDEDIKVKEVAASITSYLTLSHSYHGALVEAGVIPKLVHLLQTKDDDYKSIRKEARRSLVELSTDDSYHALIVGQGLVRIPLVGSSAYKAFRPQPHSWPSFPDGSEIQRSSRPSKYGATELLLGLILNEKKAEPDEAKINAMIGRSNQQFLARVGAIEFDYEGKEQSGSQRNDHHTILPWIDGVARLVLIIGLQDVSAIAKAAHAIGDASVNEHMRTSFMEAGAVKSLLQLLMHNDVPVREASAYALEKLSVSSEVCEKIRVEDGRELLVNVLKDSDTPVEQLEKIIHILSRILDMEVSMITAPDYYASTGSEDIADDEKCSQGNVDGELNGTSQNLLKQDELDRSKRILF; from the exons ATGCGCATTCCCCAATTCCCAATCCTATCGCCACAACACGACGCGACGCACACTTCTCCACTCTCTGGAACTCTCGCCATGCTTCCGgctctcgccgccgcctcgccgacgcTGCAAACCTCTCGCCCGGTCTCCCGCCTCCGGCGCAACCACCGACACCATCACGGTGTTCATCTTCACCTCCACCACCGCTTCCCTCCCTTAGCCGCCGACGGCGGGGGTCGCGGTCGCTTTCTCCTGGTCGGCACATACGCCGCTTCTGATGGTAGCGCAGGACAG GATGTTGGTAGTCCCGAGAGCATGGCAAATTCAGGATCTGCATATGTTGGTCTCTTTGTCCGAATGCTTGGCTTGGATAATGACGCTCATGATAGGGAACATGCTATTTGCACACTCTGGCATTACTCCCTTGGTGGACAGAAGTGCATCGATGAGATAATGCAGTTCCCAGGTtgcatcagcctcatcatcagccTCCTAAAGTCAGAGTCTGCTTGTGCTTGTGAAGCAGCGGCAGGCCTTGTGCATAATATAACTTCAGTGAAGTTATACAGGGATGTGGCAATTGAGAGTGGAGCAATGGAAGAAATCTTTAGCTGTATCCGTAAATCCACGATAACCCCAGAG ATAAAGGAGCAGTGTTTGTGTACCATTTGGAACTTCTCTGTTGACGAAAATTTGAGATACAAGCTTTTGGGGAGTGATATGCTAATACCAATAGTTAGGTTCCTAGATGATGAAGACATAAAAGTGAAAGAAGTTGCTGCTAGTATCACATCATATTTAACTTTAAGTCATTCTTATCATGGAGCTCTGGTCGAAGCTGGTGTAATTCCAAAACTG GTTCATCTTCTGCAAACCAAAGACGATGATTATAAAAGTATCAGAAAGGAAGCTAGAAGGTCGCTCGTGGAACTATCCACGGATGATAGTTACCATGCCCTTATAGTGGGTCAGGGTCTAGTCCGGATTCCTCTGGTTGGCTCATCCGCTTATAAAGCCTTCAGACCTCAACCTCATTCATGGCCCTCTTTTCCTGATGGCTCGGAAATTCAACGGAGTTCTCGGCCTTCAAAATATggtgcaactgaattgcttcttgGCCTGATTCTAAATGAGAAGAAAGCAGAGCCAGATGAAGCTAAAATTAATGCTATGATAGGGCGTTCTAATCAGCAATTTCTTGCACGCGTTGGAGCTATTGAGTTTGATTATGAAGGGAAAGAACAATCTGGATCTCAAAGGAATGATCACCACACCATCTTACCTTGGATAGATGGTGTTGCACGGCTAGTTTTAATAATTGGTCTCCAAGATGTCTCTGCAATTGCAAAGGCTGCTCATGCAATCGGTGATGCATCAGTAAATGAACACATGCGCACTTCATTCATGGAAGCTGGGGCTGTGAAATCTTTACTTCAGTTGCTGATGCATAATGATGTACCTGTCAGAGAAGCGAGTGCTTATGCATTGGAAAAACTAAGTGTCAG TTCCGAAGTTTGTGAGAAGATCAGAGTAGAAGATGGCCGAGAGCTGCTTGTAAATGTACTGAAGGATTCAGATACCCCAGTAGAACAATTGGAGAAG ATAATCCATATACTTTCTCGAATACTTGATATGGAGGTCAGCATGATTACTGCG CCTGATTACTATGCTAGTACTGGGTCTGAGGATATAGCGGACGATGAGAAGTGCAGTCAAGGTAATGTAGATGGTGAGCTCAATGGAACGTCCCAAAATTTATTGAAACAAGACGAGTTGGATAG GAGTAAAAGAATATTATTTTGA
- the LOC123061283 gene encoding uncharacterized protein isoform X8: MRIPQFPILSPQHDATHTSPLSGTLAMLPALAAASPTLQTSRPVSRLRRNHRHHHGVHLHLHHRFPPLAADGGGRGRFLLVGTYAASDGSAGQDVGSPESMANSGSAYVGLFVRMLGLDNDAHDREHAICTLWHYSLGGQKCIDEIMQFPGCISLIISLLKSESACACEAAAGLVHNITSVKLYRDVAIESGAMEEIFSCIRKSTITPEIKEQCLCTIWNFSVDENLRYKLLGSDMLIPIVRFLDDEDIKVKEVAASITSYLTLSHSYHGALVEAGVIPKLVHLLQTKDDDYKSIRKEARRSLVELSTDDSYHALIVGQGLVRIPLVGSSAYKAFRPQPHSWPSFPDGSEIQRSSRPSKYGATELLLGLILNEKKAEPDEAKINAMIGRSNQQFLARVGAIEFDYEGKEQSGSQRNDHHTILPWIDGVARLVLIIGLQDVSAIAKAAHAIGDASVNEHMRTSFMEAGAVKSLLQLLMHNDVPVREASAYALEKLSVSSEVCEKIRVEDGRELLVNVLKDSDTPVEQLEKIIHILSRILDMEPDYYASTGSEDIADDEKCSQGVKEYYFDGSCTFAGEEVFSLEKLESMS; the protein is encoded by the exons ATGCGCATTCCCCAATTCCCAATCCTATCGCCACAACACGACGCGACGCACACTTCTCCACTCTCTGGAACTCTCGCCATGCTTCCGgctctcgccgccgcctcgccgacgcTGCAAACCTCTCGCCCGGTCTCCCGCCTCCGGCGCAACCACCGACACCATCACGGTGTTCATCTTCACCTCCACCACCGCTTCCCTCCCTTAGCCGCCGACGGCGGGGGTCGCGGTCGCTTTCTCCTGGTCGGCACATACGCCGCTTCTGATGGTAGCGCAGGACAG GATGTTGGTAGTCCCGAGAGCATGGCAAATTCAGGATCTGCATATGTTGGTCTCTTTGTCCGAATGCTTGGCTTGGATAATGACGCTCATGATAGGGAACATGCTATTTGCACACTCTGGCATTACTCCCTTGGTGGACAGAAGTGCATCGATGAGATAATGCAGTTCCCAGGTtgcatcagcctcatcatcagccTCCTAAAGTCAGAGTCTGCTTGTGCTTGTGAAGCAGCGGCAGGCCTTGTGCATAATATAACTTCAGTGAAGTTATACAGGGATGTGGCAATTGAGAGTGGAGCAATGGAAGAAATCTTTAGCTGTATCCGTAAATCCACGATAACCCCAGAG ATAAAGGAGCAGTGTTTGTGTACCATTTGGAACTTCTCTGTTGACGAAAATTTGAGATACAAGCTTTTGGGGAGTGATATGCTAATACCAATAGTTAGGTTCCTAGATGATGAAGACATAAAAGTGAAAGAAGTTGCTGCTAGTATCACATCATATTTAACTTTAAGTCATTCTTATCATGGAGCTCTGGTCGAAGCTGGTGTAATTCCAAAACTG GTTCATCTTCTGCAAACCAAAGACGATGATTATAAAAGTATCAGAAAGGAAGCTAGAAGGTCGCTCGTGGAACTATCCACGGATGATAGTTACCATGCCCTTATAGTGGGTCAGGGTCTAGTCCGGATTCCTCTGGTTGGCTCATCCGCTTATAAAGCCTTCAGACCTCAACCTCATTCATGGCCCTCTTTTCCTGATGGCTCGGAAATTCAACGGAGTTCTCGGCCTTCAAAATATggtgcaactgaattgcttcttgGCCTGATTCTAAATGAGAAGAAAGCAGAGCCAGATGAAGCTAAAATTAATGCTATGATAGGGCGTTCTAATCAGCAATTTCTTGCACGCGTTGGAGCTATTGAGTTTGATTATGAAGGGAAAGAACAATCTGGATCTCAAAGGAATGATCACCACACCATCTTACCTTGGATAGATGGTGTTGCACGGCTAGTTTTAATAATTGGTCTCCAAGATGTCTCTGCAATTGCAAAGGCTGCTCATGCAATCGGTGATGCATCAGTAAATGAACACATGCGCACTTCATTCATGGAAGCTGGGGCTGTGAAATCTTTACTTCAGTTGCTGATGCATAATGATGTACCTGTCAGAGAAGCGAGTGCTTATGCATTGGAAAAACTAAGTGTCAG TTCCGAAGTTTGTGAGAAGATCAGAGTAGAAGATGGCCGAGAGCTGCTTGTAAATGTACTGAAGGATTCAGATACCCCAGTAGAACAATTGGAGAAG ATAATCCATATACTTTCTCGAATACTTGATATGGAG CCTGATTACTATGCTAGTACTGGGTCTGAGGATATAGCGGACGATGAGAAGTGCAGTCAAG GAGTAAAAGAATATTATTTTGATGGGAGTTGTACTTTTGCTGGTGAAGAAGTCTTCTCCTTGGAAAAGCTTGAATCCATGTCATAG
- the LOC123061283 gene encoding uncharacterized protein isoform X7, which yields MRIPQFPILSPQHDATHTSPLSGTLAMLPALAAASPTLQTSRPVSRLRRNHRHHHGVHLHLHHRFPPLAADGGGRGRFLLVGTYAASDGSAGQDVGSPESMANSGSAYVGLFVRMLGLDNDAHDREHAICTLWHYSLGGQKCIDEIMQFPGCISLIISLLKSESACACEAAAGLVHNITSVKLYRDVAIESGAMEEIFSCIRKSTITPEIKEQCLCTIWNFSVDENLRYKLLGSDMLIPIVRFLDDEDIKVKEVAASITSYLTLSHSYHGALVEAGVIPKLVHLLQTKDDDYKSIRKEARRSLVELSTDDSYHALIVGQGLVRIPLVGSSAYKAFRPQPHSWPSFPDGSEIQRSSRPSKYGATELLLGLILNEKKAEPDEAKINAMIGRSNQQFLARVGAIEFDYEGKEQSGSQRNDHHTILPWIDGVARLVLIIGLQDVSAIAKAAHAIGDASVNEHMRTSFMEAGAVKSLLQLLMHNDVPVREASAYALEKLSVSSEVCEKIRVEDGRELLVNVLKDSDTPVEQLEKIIHILSRILDMEPDYYASTGSEDIADDEKCSQGNVDGELNGTSQNLLKQDELDRSKRILF from the exons ATGCGCATTCCCCAATTCCCAATCCTATCGCCACAACACGACGCGACGCACACTTCTCCACTCTCTGGAACTCTCGCCATGCTTCCGgctctcgccgccgcctcgccgacgcTGCAAACCTCTCGCCCGGTCTCCCGCCTCCGGCGCAACCACCGACACCATCACGGTGTTCATCTTCACCTCCACCACCGCTTCCCTCCCTTAGCCGCCGACGGCGGGGGTCGCGGTCGCTTTCTCCTGGTCGGCACATACGCCGCTTCTGATGGTAGCGCAGGACAG GATGTTGGTAGTCCCGAGAGCATGGCAAATTCAGGATCTGCATATGTTGGTCTCTTTGTCCGAATGCTTGGCTTGGATAATGACGCTCATGATAGGGAACATGCTATTTGCACACTCTGGCATTACTCCCTTGGTGGACAGAAGTGCATCGATGAGATAATGCAGTTCCCAGGTtgcatcagcctcatcatcagccTCCTAAAGTCAGAGTCTGCTTGTGCTTGTGAAGCAGCGGCAGGCCTTGTGCATAATATAACTTCAGTGAAGTTATACAGGGATGTGGCAATTGAGAGTGGAGCAATGGAAGAAATCTTTAGCTGTATCCGTAAATCCACGATAACCCCAGAG ATAAAGGAGCAGTGTTTGTGTACCATTTGGAACTTCTCTGTTGACGAAAATTTGAGATACAAGCTTTTGGGGAGTGATATGCTAATACCAATAGTTAGGTTCCTAGATGATGAAGACATAAAAGTGAAAGAAGTTGCTGCTAGTATCACATCATATTTAACTTTAAGTCATTCTTATCATGGAGCTCTGGTCGAAGCTGGTGTAATTCCAAAACTG GTTCATCTTCTGCAAACCAAAGACGATGATTATAAAAGTATCAGAAAGGAAGCTAGAAGGTCGCTCGTGGAACTATCCACGGATGATAGTTACCATGCCCTTATAGTGGGTCAGGGTCTAGTCCGGATTCCTCTGGTTGGCTCATCCGCTTATAAAGCCTTCAGACCTCAACCTCATTCATGGCCCTCTTTTCCTGATGGCTCGGAAATTCAACGGAGTTCTCGGCCTTCAAAATATggtgcaactgaattgcttcttgGCCTGATTCTAAATGAGAAGAAAGCAGAGCCAGATGAAGCTAAAATTAATGCTATGATAGGGCGTTCTAATCAGCAATTTCTTGCACGCGTTGGAGCTATTGAGTTTGATTATGAAGGGAAAGAACAATCTGGATCTCAAAGGAATGATCACCACACCATCTTACCTTGGATAGATGGTGTTGCACGGCTAGTTTTAATAATTGGTCTCCAAGATGTCTCTGCAATTGCAAAGGCTGCTCATGCAATCGGTGATGCATCAGTAAATGAACACATGCGCACTTCATTCATGGAAGCTGGGGCTGTGAAATCTTTACTTCAGTTGCTGATGCATAATGATGTACCTGTCAGAGAAGCGAGTGCTTATGCATTGGAAAAACTAAGTGTCAG TTCCGAAGTTTGTGAGAAGATCAGAGTAGAAGATGGCCGAGAGCTGCTTGTAAATGTACTGAAGGATTCAGATACCCCAGTAGAACAATTGGAGAAG ATAATCCATATACTTTCTCGAATACTTGATATGGAG CCTGATTACTATGCTAGTACTGGGTCTGAGGATATAGCGGACGATGAGAAGTGCAGTCAAGGTAATGTAGATGGTGAGCTCAATGGAACGTCCCAAAATTTATTGAAACAAGACGAGTTGGATAG GAGTAAAAGAATATTATTTTGA
- the LOC123061283 gene encoding uncharacterized protein isoform X6, with translation MRIPQFPILSPQHDATHTSPLSGTLAMLPALAAASPTLQTSRPVSRLRRNHRHHHGVHLHLHHRFPPLAADGGGRGRFLLVGTYAASDGSAGQDVGSPESMANSGSAYVGLFVRMLGLDNDAHDREHAICTLWHYSLGGQKCIDEIMQFPGCISLIISLLKSESACACEAAAGLVHNITSVKLYRDVAIESGAMEEIFSCIRKSTITPEIKEQCLCTIWNFSVDENLRYKLLGSDMLIPIVRFLDDEDIKVKEVAASITSYLTLSHSYHGALVEAGVIPKLVHLLQTKDDDYKSIRKEARRSLVELSTDDSYHALIVGQGLVRIPLVGSSAYKAFRPQPHSWPSFPDGSEIQRSSRPSKYGATELLLGLILNEKKAEPDEAKINAMIGRSNQQFLARVGAIEFDYEGKEQSGSQRNDHHTILPWIDGVARLVLIIGLQDVSAIAKAAHAIGDASVNEHMRTSFMEAGAVKSLLQLLMHNDVPVREASAYALEKLSVSSEVCEKIRVEDGRELLVNVLKDSDTPVEQLEKIIHILSRILDMEVSMITAPDYYASTGSEDIADDEKCSQGVKEYYFDGSCTFAGEEVFSLEKLESMS, from the exons ATGCGCATTCCCCAATTCCCAATCCTATCGCCACAACACGACGCGACGCACACTTCTCCACTCTCTGGAACTCTCGCCATGCTTCCGgctctcgccgccgcctcgccgacgcTGCAAACCTCTCGCCCGGTCTCCCGCCTCCGGCGCAACCACCGACACCATCACGGTGTTCATCTTCACCTCCACCACCGCTTCCCTCCCTTAGCCGCCGACGGCGGGGGTCGCGGTCGCTTTCTCCTGGTCGGCACATACGCCGCTTCTGATGGTAGCGCAGGACAG GATGTTGGTAGTCCCGAGAGCATGGCAAATTCAGGATCTGCATATGTTGGTCTCTTTGTCCGAATGCTTGGCTTGGATAATGACGCTCATGATAGGGAACATGCTATTTGCACACTCTGGCATTACTCCCTTGGTGGACAGAAGTGCATCGATGAGATAATGCAGTTCCCAGGTtgcatcagcctcatcatcagccTCCTAAAGTCAGAGTCTGCTTGTGCTTGTGAAGCAGCGGCAGGCCTTGTGCATAATATAACTTCAGTGAAGTTATACAGGGATGTGGCAATTGAGAGTGGAGCAATGGAAGAAATCTTTAGCTGTATCCGTAAATCCACGATAACCCCAGAG ATAAAGGAGCAGTGTTTGTGTACCATTTGGAACTTCTCTGTTGACGAAAATTTGAGATACAAGCTTTTGGGGAGTGATATGCTAATACCAATAGTTAGGTTCCTAGATGATGAAGACATAAAAGTGAAAGAAGTTGCTGCTAGTATCACATCATATTTAACTTTAAGTCATTCTTATCATGGAGCTCTGGTCGAAGCTGGTGTAATTCCAAAACTG GTTCATCTTCTGCAAACCAAAGACGATGATTATAAAAGTATCAGAAAGGAAGCTAGAAGGTCGCTCGTGGAACTATCCACGGATGATAGTTACCATGCCCTTATAGTGGGTCAGGGTCTAGTCCGGATTCCTCTGGTTGGCTCATCCGCTTATAAAGCCTTCAGACCTCAACCTCATTCATGGCCCTCTTTTCCTGATGGCTCGGAAATTCAACGGAGTTCTCGGCCTTCAAAATATggtgcaactgaattgcttcttgGCCTGATTCTAAATGAGAAGAAAGCAGAGCCAGATGAAGCTAAAATTAATGCTATGATAGGGCGTTCTAATCAGCAATTTCTTGCACGCGTTGGAGCTATTGAGTTTGATTATGAAGGGAAAGAACAATCTGGATCTCAAAGGAATGATCACCACACCATCTTACCTTGGATAGATGGTGTTGCACGGCTAGTTTTAATAATTGGTCTCCAAGATGTCTCTGCAATTGCAAAGGCTGCTCATGCAATCGGTGATGCATCAGTAAATGAACACATGCGCACTTCATTCATGGAAGCTGGGGCTGTGAAATCTTTACTTCAGTTGCTGATGCATAATGATGTACCTGTCAGAGAAGCGAGTGCTTATGCATTGGAAAAACTAAGTGTCAG TTCCGAAGTTTGTGAGAAGATCAGAGTAGAAGATGGCCGAGAGCTGCTTGTAAATGTACTGAAGGATTCAGATACCCCAGTAGAACAATTGGAGAAG ATAATCCATATACTTTCTCGAATACTTGATATGGAGGTCAGCATGATTACTGCG CCTGATTACTATGCTAGTACTGGGTCTGAGGATATAGCGGACGATGAGAAGTGCAGTCAAG GAGTAAAAGAATATTATTTTGATGGGAGTTGTACTTTTGCTGGTGAAGAAGTCTTCTCCTTGGAAAAGCTTGAATCCATGTCATAG